Proteins encoded together in one Bombyx mori chromosome 24, ASM3026992v2 window:
- the LOC134201223 gene encoding uncharacterized protein LOC134201223, translating into MSNNPKFFKDVSIIHNLNFHSDHKMVRAALTGIPMKRTRKYLINNSRIVCTGESEALSANLKLLAKNQHFNKDLSIEEKYNKFIQILKEATRKTNTEDNRAISKQTQELLQERKNLIKGKEDKYKISEISKKINEQIRKDRKIKRDNTMKKHIEKTGGIKKAIKELTVKKDWMPKVKTDKNNYTCKRPEILELATDYYKKLYKSNKSGRA; encoded by the coding sequence ATGTCAAATAATCCTAAGTTTTTCAAGGATGTGTCAATTATCCACAACTTAAATTTCCACTCTGATCATAAAATGGTCCGTGCTGCATTGACTGGGATACCTATGAAAAGGACAAGGAAGTATCTTATCAATAATTCAAGGATAGTGTGTACGGGAGAAAGCGAAGCACTCTCAGCGAATCTCAAATTATTGGCAAAGAACCAACACTTCAATAAAGATTTATCCATTGAAGAAAAATACAATAAgttcatacaaatattaaaagaagCGACAAGAAAGACTAATACAGAAGATAATAGAGCGATTTCAAAACAAACACAGGAACTACTTCAAGAAAGGAAAAACCTCATTAAAGGAAAGGAggataaatacaaaatatcagaaattagtaagaaaataaatgaacaaattaGAAAAGATAGAAAAATTAAACGGGACAACACTATGAAAAAACACATAGAGAAGACAGGTGGAATTAAAAAGGCTATAAAAGAACTAACAGTAAAAAAGGACTGGATGCCAAAAGTAAAGACTGACAAAAATAACTACACTTGTAAACGACCAGAAATACTGGAGTTGGCTACAGATTATTACAAGAAACTATATAAAAGCAACAAGAGCGGAAGAGCTTAA